The Actinopolyspora erythraea genome has a segment encoding these proteins:
- a CDS encoding rhomboid family intramembrane serine protease, which yields MGQHCVDCVKQAQRGVRRPVTVAGAPLGSKPVLVPVLIAVNVLFYVLTVVQAGSVSRNNTAPLFQMWSLIPPQVAAGEWWRVFTSAFLHFGLVHVLINMIALWVVGREMELLLGRTRFAAVYLLSLLGGSMFVFLFNPTLSEAAGASTALYGLFGGVAVAAWRLKLNMRPILLVIGINVVLTLSIPGISLFGHLGGLVLGALSTAALLYAPAAHRNRWQAGALVGLFLVIVAVLLTRDAMIGDIMCGTHQGQRICFRTG from the coding sequence GTGGGGCAGCACTGCGTGGACTGCGTCAAGCAGGCGCAGCGCGGTGTTCGCCGGCCGGTGACCGTGGCCGGTGCCCCGCTGGGCAGCAAACCCGTGCTGGTGCCGGTGCTGATCGCGGTGAACGTGCTGTTCTACGTGCTGACCGTCGTGCAGGCCGGTTCGGTTTCGCGAAACAACACCGCCCCGCTGTTCCAGATGTGGTCGCTGATACCTCCCCAGGTGGCGGCGGGGGAGTGGTGGCGCGTGTTCACCTCCGCCTTCCTGCACTTCGGCCTGGTCCACGTCCTGATCAACATGATCGCGCTGTGGGTCGTCGGTCGTGAGATGGAGCTGCTGCTCGGCAGGACCCGCTTCGCCGCCGTCTACCTGCTCTCGCTGCTGGGCGGGAGCATGTTCGTGTTCCTGTTCAACCCGACGTTGAGCGAGGCGGCGGGTGCCTCCACCGCGCTGTACGGCCTGTTCGGCGGGGTGGCCGTGGCCGCTTGGCGGCTGAAACTGAACATGCGCCCCATCCTGCTCGTGATCGGGATCAACGTGGTGCTCACGCTGAGCATCCCCGGCATCTCGCTGTTCGGGCACCTCGGTGGACTGGTGCTCGGTGCACTGTCCACCGCCGCGCTGCTCTACGCGCCCGCAGCGCACCGGAACCGCTGGCAGGCCGGTGCGCTGGTGGGGTTGTTCCTGGTGATCGTGGCCGTGCTGCTCACCCGTGACGCCATGATCGGGGACATCATGTGTGGTACCCACCAGGGGCAGCGGATCTGCTTCCGGACCGGTTGA
- a CDS encoding PH domain-containing protein, with protein sequence MTCDDDSGGPAPEQAHLWSTPVGLLVLCWVVAAGLVPVALLTEGSVDRAFSGAALLVAVAAAGALSYLRPRLRATPEGIAVRTLGGRHHWRWELVSWRVTTSHRFGRTVPVLEIEVPERDLAGGLLLLGRFDLGAEPEEVAERLEALRAR encoded by the coding sequence TTGACCTGCGATGACGACTCGGGGGGCCCCGCCCCGGAACAGGCTCACCTCTGGTCCACTCCGGTGGGCCTGCTGGTGCTCTGCTGGGTGGTGGCGGCGGGCCTCGTACCCGTCGCGCTGCTCACCGAGGGCAGCGTCGACCGCGCCTTCTCTGGTGCGGCCCTGCTGGTGGCCGTGGCGGCGGCGGGAGCGCTGAGCTACCTGCGCCCGAGGCTGCGCGCCACTCCGGAGGGGATCGCGGTGCGCACCCTCGGCGGAAGGCACCACTGGCGATGGGAGCTGGTGTCCTGGCGCGTCACCACCAGCCACCGGTTCGGCCGCACCGTGCCGGTGCTGGAGATCGAGGTCCCCGAGCGGGACCTGGCGGGCGGACTGCTCCTGCTGGGCAGGTTCGACCTCGGCGCGGAGCCCGAGGAAGTCGCCGAGCGCCTGGAAGCACTAAGAGCCCGCTGA